GGACGTTCGTCGCGGCCATGCAGCAGTTCAACGTCGCGTTCATCAACCCTTGGTTCCTCGCGACCTTCCTCGGCGCCCCCGCGCTCGCCCTGATCGCGGTCGTGACCCACCGCCGCACGCATCCGGCGTTGTGGGCGTCGGTGACCGCCGGATTCCTCCTGGCCATGGCCACCGTCGTGATCACATCGGTGGTCCACTTCCCGCTCAACGCCGCGCTCGACGCCGCAGGCCCACCCGACCGCGCACCGAACCTGCACGCCGTCCGCGAAGCGAACGCCACCACCTGGACCCGCTGGAACACCGCCCGAGCCCTCACCTCGACCGCCGCCCTGGCAGCCCTCTCGTACGCCCTGCTCACCACACGAACCCGAAACCAGAACTGACCGAAACCGAAGCCGATCCATTCGCGCTGGCCGCGGAATCAAATATCCCTCTACCCACCAAAAGAAAAACCCCAGGTCGATGACCTGGGGCTTCGGTGCGCCAACAGGGACTTGAACCCCGAACCCGCTGATTAAGAGTCAGCTGCTCTGCCTGTTGAGCTATTGGCGCTTGTGGTGTCCTCCAGGCTTTCGGTCTTGGACCGTCTCCCTGGCGACGAAAGAAACTTTAGCACGGGGTTTCGGGGGCCGAATCGGGGGGTGGC
This window of the Saccharopolyspora gloriosae genome carries:
- a CDS encoding DUF1772 domain-containing protein — encoded protein: MIDSPRLASVVLLLATLTTGLQAGTYYIFACGVMPGLELGDDRTFVAAMQQFNVAFINPWFLATFLGAPALALIAVVTHRRTHPALWASVTAGFLLAMATVVITSVVHFPLNAALDAAGPPDRAPNLHAVREANATTWTRWNTARALTSTAALAALSYALLTTRTRNQN